In Chlamydiota bacterium, one genomic interval encodes:
- the gspF gene encoding type II secretion system inner membrane protein GspF — protein sequence MPAFKYKALDEGGKSAAGVIDADSARDARARLRAQGLFAVEVRETEKGISLSTQVNLKALFRRVGTREIAVVTRQLATLLKAGLPLVRSLQAIEEQLGDSPFRPAIIEVREAVNRGVGLADALGKHPKIFTPLYVNMVRAGESAGALDVILDRLAVFNEKSLALQNKVRSAMVYPIFMAVIGVLAVGILLAFVVPTITKVFVETKQQLPGPTLALLAVSGFMKGYWWALAAAGAGAVFLFRRIVRRPAARLFADRLKLRLPVFGPLTRKMAVSRLARTLSILTASGVPILKAMGIVREVVGNEVLARALDGAGEAVGAGKSIAEPLAASGVFPPIVTHMIAVGETSGRLEEMLQNVADSYDGEVENSVVALVSLLEPAMIIALGGVVGFIVFAILMPIFEMNQMVQ from the coding sequence GTGCCCGCATTCAAGTACAAGGCGCTCGACGAAGGGGGGAAGTCGGCGGCCGGGGTGATCGACGCCGACTCCGCCCGCGACGCCCGCGCCCGCCTGCGCGCCCAGGGGCTCTTCGCCGTCGAGGTGCGCGAGACGGAGAAGGGGATCAGCCTCAGCACGCAGGTGAACCTGAAGGCGCTCTTCAGGCGCGTCGGAACGCGCGAGATCGCCGTGGTCACCCGGCAGCTCGCCACGCTCCTCAAGGCCGGGCTGCCGCTCGTCCGCTCCCTCCAGGCCATCGAGGAACAGCTCGGCGACAGCCCCTTCAGGCCCGCCATCATCGAGGTCCGCGAGGCGGTGAACCGCGGCGTGGGGCTCGCCGACGCCCTGGGGAAGCACCCGAAGATCTTCACCCCCCTGTATGTGAACATGGTGCGGGCGGGCGAGTCCGCGGGCGCCCTCGACGTCATCCTCGATCGGCTGGCGGTCTTCAACGAGAAGAGCCTCGCCCTGCAGAACAAGGTGCGCTCGGCGATGGTCTACCCGATCTTCATGGCGGTGATCGGCGTGCTGGCGGTGGGGATCCTCCTCGCCTTCGTGGTCCCGACGATCACCAAGGTCTTCGTGGAAACCAAGCAGCAGCTCCCGGGGCCGACGCTCGCCCTGCTGGCGGTGAGCGGCTTCATGAAGGGCTACTGGTGGGCGCTCGCCGCCGCCGGGGCGGGGGCCGTCTTCCTCTTCAGGCGGATCGTGCGCCGCCCGGCCGCGCGCCTCTTCGCCGACCGGCTGAAGCTCCGCCTCCCCGTCTTCGGCCCCCTCACGCGCAAGATGGCCGTCTCGCGCCTCGCCCGCACCCTCTCGATCCTGACCGCGAGCGGCGTCCCGATCCTCAAGGCGATGGGGATCGTCCGCGAGGTCGTCGGCAACGAGGTGCTTGCGCGCGCGCTCGACGGCGCAGGCGAGGCGGTGGGGGCCGGCAAGTCGATCGCGGAGCCGCTCGCCGCCAGCGGGGTGTTCCCCCCGATCGTGACGCACATGATCGCCGTCGGCGAGACGAGCGGCCGCCTCGAGGAGATGCTCCAGAACGTCGCCGACTCTTACGACGGGGAGGTGGAGAACTCCGTCGTGGCCCTCGTGTCGCTCCTGGAGCCCGCGATGATCATCGCCC